In a genomic window of Halodesulfovibrio aestuarii DSM 17919 = ATCC 29578:
- a CDS encoding cytidine deaminase: MRCRFLAVFLGIALSVFSFVVVPQAYAEAPIRVTYGFDREFPPFSFEEAKGKAVGFDVDLIRAIFKGQNVKLVTRPLVWDHVLMELSSGAIDLTTGMAKTKQRSLLFHFSEKPTLPMKIRLFTKTPNRVGNVTLLRGQKVSVKRGSFQQRVLEEFGGMNVKPFVTMVDAIHALGRDEVQAYCGPEETAYYYLKRFKYGEVSAVGSLLRVTESFVAVNRDKGRILEMVNKGFQRVVATGEYDRIYRKWFVPELYEDELNKLFEAASEAAVNAYAPYSKVPVGAAVLTRSGKTYVGCNVETAKENVSAIKTAMLKAIADGEYDFRAVVALAPDGSVVAPTAEDRQFLFEFGRGILAAVEPDKGDVKMIMVSRLLPYPILSGNKGFTYD; encoded by the coding sequence ATGCGCTGTCGATTTTTAGCTGTTTTTTTGGGCATTGCCCTGAGTGTATTTTCTTTTGTTGTTGTGCCTCAGGCATACGCAGAAGCGCCAATTAGAGTTACATATGGCTTTGACAGGGAGTTCCCGCCATTTTCTTTTGAAGAAGCAAAAGGAAAGGCTGTTGGCTTTGATGTTGACTTAATTCGCGCCATATTTAAAGGCCAGAACGTTAAGCTGGTTACACGTCCTCTTGTTTGGGATCATGTGCTTATGGAACTTTCTTCCGGCGCAATTGATTTGACCACAGGTATGGCAAAAACAAAGCAGCGTAGTCTGCTCTTCCATTTTTCAGAGAAACCGACGTTACCGATGAAGATTCGTCTGTTTACCAAAACTCCAAACAGAGTCGGGAACGTTACCTTGTTGCGTGGGCAGAAGGTGTCTGTAAAACGTGGGTCGTTCCAGCAGCGCGTTCTCGAAGAGTTTGGCGGAATGAATGTTAAGCCATTCGTCACAATGGTTGATGCAATCCATGCTCTTGGTCGTGACGAAGTACAAGCGTATTGTGGGCCGGAGGAGACAGCATACTACTATCTGAAGCGCTTTAAATACGGTGAAGTTAGTGCGGTGGGCAGTCTTTTGCGTGTTACAGAATCCTTTGTCGCGGTTAACCGTGATAAAGGACGTATTCTGGAAATGGTAAACAAAGGTTTCCAGCGTGTCGTTGCTACAGGCGAATATGATAGAATTTACCGAAAATGGTTTGTTCCTGAATTATATGAAGATGAATTGAACAAGCTGTTCGAAGCAGCTTCCGAAGCTGCAGTAAACGCGTATGCGCCATATTCTAAAGTTCCTGTAGGCGCGGCAGTGCTGACTCGTTCCGGCAAAACCTATGTGGGATGTAACGTAGAGACTGCTAAGGAAAATGTTTCTGCCATTAAGACTGCAATGCTTAAAGCAATTGCAGACGGCGAGTACGACTTCCGTGCTGTAGTAGCATTGGCTCCTGATGGTTCTGTTGTTGCCCCGACTGCTGAAGATAGGCAGTTTCTGTTTGAGTTCGGGCGTGGAATCCTTGCGGCTGTTGAGCCGGATAAAGGCGATGTGAAAATGATCATGGTGTCCCGGTTGTTACCGTACCCGATTTTGTCTGGTAACAAAGGTTTTACCTACGATTAA
- a CDS encoding CinA family protein: MHIPELSTQILELGEILRQKKYMLGTAESCTGGLISMLLTEVSGSSDWFKGTIVSYANEVKESILHVPHETLLQHGAVSEQTALAMVQGVQDALQLQAAISVTGIAGPTGGTKEKPVGTVWIGFALGTQRFAQHHVFSGDRTDVRYQTAMAAISTLLHELKR; encoded by the coding sequence ATGCATATTCCAGAATTATCCACACAAATTTTAGAACTCGGTGAAATCCTCCGCCAAAAGAAATACATGCTCGGCACGGCGGAATCATGCACTGGCGGGCTCATTTCTATGCTGCTTACTGAAGTGTCCGGTTCCTCTGACTGGTTTAAAGGAACCATTGTTTCTTATGCAAATGAGGTAAAGGAAAGCATACTGCACGTACCGCACGAAACCTTGCTGCAACATGGTGCTGTAAGTGAACAAACAGCACTGGCAATGGTACAGGGAGTACAGGATGCCCTGCAATTGCAGGCAGCAATTTCTGTAACGGGTATTGCGGGCCCTACCGGCGGCACAAAAGAAAAACCGGTCGGCACAGTCTGGATAGGCTTTGCTCTTGGCACACAGCGCTTTGCACAGCACCACGTATTCAGTGGCGACAGAACTGATGTCCGGTATCAGACTGCCATGGCGGCAATCTCTACCCTGCTGCATGAACTAAAACGGTAG
- a CDS encoding universal stress protein, whose translation MVAINKAVVAVDFSDESTYIAEYARLFAEKFDAELIVIYAAPSLNQYVGFHVPPNTIESFVGEIVTGAEKNMEDFIEKHFSGLKTTGRVVTGFAAEEILEIAADEKADLIIMGTHGRTGIDRLLFGSVAAKIVRGAEIPVLTVRPDFTN comes from the coding sequence ATGGTTGCTATAAACAAAGCTGTTGTAGCTGTCGATTTTTCCGATGAAAGTACCTACATTGCAGAGTATGCACGACTTTTCGCTGAAAAATTTGATGCTGAATTAATTGTTATTTATGCGGCTCCATCACTGAACCAGTATGTTGGTTTTCATGTTCCACCAAACACAATTGAATCCTTTGTAGGTGAAATTGTTACCGGCGCGGAAAAAAATATGGAAGATTTCATCGAAAAACACTTCTCCGGTCTTAAGACTACCGGAAGAGTTGTAACAGGCTTTGCAGCCGAGGAAATTCTGGAAATTGCAGCTGATGAAAAGGCCGACCTCATTATTATGGGGACTCACGGCAGAACCGGTATAGACAGACTTCTGTTCGGTTCCGTTGCTGCCAAGATAGTTCGCGGGGCAGAAATTCCGGTTCTTACAGTAAGGCCTGATTTTACTAACTAA
- the hisC gene encoding histidinol-phosphate transaminase — MSSKVSVCDAVRDEVKSFSPYTAGKSIDEVKEAYGLNSIIKLASNENPLGTSPRVQDTIKLHAASVFRYAQVGTPHLIDAIAHYFHIPNDSIVTGNGSDEVIDMLIRVKATSGKNNIVAFAPCFSMYKVLSQLNGIEFRQTPLNDDFSFDWDGLLKLVDEQTSIVFITTPDNPSGYAPAVEEIIALHSKLPASCLLVVDEAYMDFAENAENHSMLPRLAQYENVCVLRTFSKTFGLAGLRLGFGAMHPELAEYLRRIRPPFNVNILAEQAGIAVLSDTPFIEETLRVTREGRAYLTQELEALDFTVYPSHANFIMVEAPEDGNYLNEELLKRGLIIRPLVKGYNLPKHLRITIGTAHENKVLISALKEILNAE; from the coding sequence ATGAGCTCAAAAGTATCTGTATGTGACGCAGTTCGCGACGAGGTAAAAAGCTTTTCGCCTTACACGGCAGGAAAATCCATCGATGAAGTTAAAGAGGCATATGGTCTCAACTCCATCATCAAACTTGCAAGCAACGAAAACCCGCTGGGAACTTCCCCGCGAGTGCAGGATACTATCAAGCTTCATGCTGCATCCGTATTCCGCTATGCTCAAGTCGGCACCCCGCATCTTATCGACGCAATTGCTCATTATTTCCATATTCCCAACGATTCCATCGTAACCGGAAACGGTTCTGATGAAGTCATTGATATGCTCATCCGTGTCAAAGCGACATCCGGCAAGAATAACATTGTGGCCTTTGCCCCATGCTTCTCCATGTACAAGGTGTTGTCACAGCTGAACGGTATTGAATTCCGCCAGACCCCCCTTAACGACGATTTTTCATTCGACTGGGACGGCCTGCTCAAACTGGTAGACGAACAAACTTCTATCGTTTTCATCACCACACCGGATAACCCTTCCGGCTATGCACCGGCAGTGGAGGAAATTATTGCCCTTCACTCCAAGCTTCCAGCTTCATGCCTTCTTGTAGTTGATGAAGCGTACATGGACTTTGCGGAAAATGCAGAGAATCACTCCATGCTGCCACGACTTGCACAGTACGAAAACGTATGTGTCCTGAGAACGTTTTCAAAAACATTCGGTCTTGCAGGACTGCGTCTCGGCTTCGGTGCCATGCATCCGGAACTGGCAGAGTATCTGCGCCGCATCCGCCCTCCGTTTAACGTAAACATACTGGCGGAACAGGCAGGTATTGCCGTACTAAGTGACACACCATTTATCGAAGAAACTCTGCGGGTCACACGCGAAGGCCGTGCATATCTTACACAAGAGCTTGAAGCCTTAGACTTTACTGTCTATCCGTCTCACGCAAACTTTATTATGGTTGAAGCACCGGAAGACGGTAACTACCTTAATGAAGAGCTTCTGAAACGCGGGCTCATCATCCGTCCTCTTGTAAAGGGCTATAACCTGCCAAAGCACTTGCGAATTACCATTGGCACAGCCCATGAAAACAAAGTGCTTATTTCTGCTCTCAAGGAGATTCTTAATGCAGAATAA
- the cmk gene encoding (d)CMP kinase has translation MQNNLRVVTLDGPAGVGKTTLAKRVAQELSIAYLDTGAMFRIFGWKFGEAAPGMSEKELDAHIAQYTFSLSGIGFNSVLSVNGTPVGDEIRTEEVAALASSVAKLPVVRDALKRVQREISTQTSLVAEGRDMGSVVFPNAEYKFFLDATAEERGARRFKQLQEMGKPADLDIIIQQIKERDEQDRTRKIAPLVAADDAHIIDTTKLDIDGVFAAIMSFFD, from the coding sequence ATGCAGAATAACCTGCGCGTTGTCACCCTTGACGGCCCTGCCGGTGTCGGCAAAACAACTCTTGCCAAGCGCGTTGCACAGGAACTTTCCATTGCCTATCTCGATACCGGAGCGATGTTCCGTATCTTTGGATGGAAATTTGGGGAAGCTGCTCCAGGCATGTCTGAAAAAGAACTGGACGCGCATATTGCCCAGTACACGTTCTCTCTTTCCGGCATCGGATTTAATTCCGTTCTCTCCGTCAACGGAACACCGGTCGGTGATGAAATCCGTACAGAAGAAGTTGCCGCACTCGCTTCGTCCGTTGCCAAACTCCCTGTAGTGCGTGATGCTCTGAAACGAGTCCAACGGGAAATCAGTACTCAGACGTCTCTGGTGGCAGAAGGCAGAGACATGGGTTCCGTTGTGTTCCCAAATGCTGAATACAAGTTTTTCCTTGATGCTACAGCAGAAGAACGCGGCGCGCGCCGTTTCAAGCAATTGCAGGAAATGGGAAAACCGGCAGACCTCGATATCATCATTCAGCAGATTAAAGAGCGCGACGAGCAGGACAGAACCCGTAAAATTGCGCCCCTTGTTGCGGCAGATGACGCACACATAATTGATACAACGAAGCTTGATATCGATGGAGTCTTCGCAGCCATTATGAGTTTCTTTGACTAA
- a CDS encoding FxsA family protein, protein MKPILTKAELHFLLDKHELSDLQLRQIERLETCRSVLRALQLLYPEKLQGYVALFLFFSIINPLEHKLITPFHPQLVLLAITIVTNCIGLIILKYNSSEWINTCLDDLQIGLLPPVSAYRSGIIAVTGMLFLLPGVVFSVVGTILLIPPITTLLAIYLQKRILLKFE, encoded by the coding sequence ATGAAGCCCATACTTACAAAAGCAGAACTCCATTTTCTGCTGGACAAACACGAATTAAGCGATCTCCAACTTCGCCAAATTGAACGACTGGAGACATGCAGATCTGTGCTGCGCGCGCTACAGTTACTCTATCCGGAAAAGTTACAAGGCTACGTTGCGCTATTTCTATTCTTTTCCATCATCAACCCGCTTGAACACAAACTCATAACCCCGTTCCACCCGCAATTAGTACTACTTGCCATAACTATCGTCACAAACTGCATCGGGTTGATAATTTTAAAATATAACAGCTCGGAATGGATAAACACCTGCCTTGATGATCTACAGATTGGTTTACTTCCTCCGGTTTCCGCATACCGCTCAGGCATTATCGCCGTTACAGGAATGCTGTTTCTTTTACCGGGGGTCGTGTTCAGCGTTGTAGGCACAATTCTCCTTATCCCCCCCATCACAACACTACTTGCTATTTATTTACAAAAACGAATTCTACTAAAATTTGAATAA
- a CDS encoding uracil-xanthine permease family protein translates to MVSNGNTEYSFRLKDCLLGAQMLFVAFGALVLVPLLTGLNPNVAFFTAGVGTLLFQLVTKRSVPIFLASSFAFIAPIIYGVQTWGIPATMCGLAASGFLYMGLALLIKIQGPQILERVLPTTITGPIVMVIGLMLANVAVFNALGKTGDGALQLVPESTALVISMASLGTTILVSLCGKGLLRLIPILCGIVVGYSLSLAYGIVDFTPVMNAPWFAVPNFVTPEWNWEAVLYIVPVAIAPAIEHVGDVLAIGAVTGKNYIKEPGVHRTMFGDGIATTFASLLGGPPNTTYSEVTGAVALTKSFNPGIMTWASIIAICLAFVGKLGALLGTIPLPVMGGILVLLFGTIVVVGMNSLVRAGQDLMEPRNLTIIAVILIFGVGGMSFSAGAFSLKGIGLAGIIGIVLNLILPKQRA, encoded by the coding sequence ATGGTGTCAAACGGAAATACGGAATACTCTTTTAGGCTTAAAGATTGCCTTCTTGGCGCGCAGATGCTGTTTGTAGCATTTGGTGCTCTTGTGCTTGTTCCGCTGCTCACAGGACTTAACCCAAACGTGGCGTTCTTTACCGCCGGTGTGGGAACATTGCTGTTCCAGCTTGTTACGAAACGTTCTGTACCAATCTTTCTTGCATCTTCTTTTGCGTTTATCGCACCAATTATTTACGGCGTGCAGACTTGGGGTATTCCGGCGACTATGTGTGGCCTTGCTGCTTCCGGTTTTCTGTACATGGGGCTCGCACTTCTTATCAAGATTCAGGGTCCACAGATTCTTGAACGTGTATTGCCTACTACCATAACCGGCCCAATCGTTATGGTTATCGGCCTTATGCTTGCTAATGTGGCTGTATTCAATGCGCTGGGTAAAACTGGTGACGGTGCTCTTCAGCTTGTTCCGGAATCTACTGCTCTTGTTATTTCTATGGCATCCCTTGGTACGACTATTCTGGTCTCCTTGTGCGGTAAAGGACTGCTCAGACTGATACCTATTCTGTGTGGTATTGTCGTTGGTTATTCTTTAAGCCTGGCTTACGGGATCGTGGATTTTACTCCAGTTATGAATGCTCCGTGGTTTGCAGTACCTAATTTTGTGACCCCTGAATGGAACTGGGAAGCTGTTCTGTACATAGTACCGGTTGCAATTGCTCCTGCTATTGAGCATGTAGGTGATGTTCTCGCTATCGGGGCTGTGACGGGTAAAAACTATATTAAAGAACCGGGCGTTCATCGTACAATGTTTGGTGATGGTATTGCTACAACTTTTGCTTCTCTGCTCGGCGGGCCTCCTAACACTACCTATTCGGAAGTAACCGGTGCTGTTGCACTGACTAAATCTTTTAACCCGGGTATCATGACATGGGCTTCCATTATAGCTATCTGTCTGGCATTCGTTGGTAAACTTGGTGCTCTCCTTGGAACAATTCCACTTCCAGTAATGGGTGGTATTCTTGTTCTGCTTTTCGGTACCATTGTTGTTGTAGGTATGAACTCTCTTGTTCGTGCCGGTCAGGATCTTATGGAGCCTCGCAACCTTACAATTATCGCTGTAATTTTGATTTTTGGCGTTGGCGGTATGAGCTTCAGCGCTGGAGCCTTCAGTCTTAAAGGTATCGGTCTTGCCGGTATCATAGGTATTGTACTGAACCTCATTCTACCTAAACAACGCGCATAG
- the upp gene encoding uracil phosphoribosyltransferase: MAVYVVDHPLVKHKLGRIREANISVAEFRALSNEICRLLTYEATKNLETEKCTIEGWAGSVEVDQIKGKKATVVPILRAGIGMLDGIMDMIPGVKVSVVGMFRNEETLEPEEYYVKLAKNIEERTAIILDPMLATGGTLIATIDLLKKAGCKRIIGLFLVAAPEGVERVVAAHPDVDIYTASVDERLNEHGYILPGLGDAGDKIFGTK; the protein is encoded by the coding sequence GTGGCTGTTTACGTGGTTGACCACCCGCTGGTCAAACATAAACTCGGACGAATTCGTGAAGCAAACATTTCTGTTGCAGAATTCCGTGCACTTTCCAATGAAATTTGTCGTCTTCTTACCTATGAAGCAACCAAAAATCTCGAAACTGAGAAATGCACCATCGAAGGATGGGCTGGTTCTGTAGAAGTAGACCAGATTAAAGGAAAGAAAGCTACCGTAGTTCCAATTCTCCGTGCCGGCATTGGTATGCTGGACGGTATTATGGATATGATCCCAGGCGTTAAAGTTAGCGTTGTTGGTATGTTCCGTAATGAAGAAACTCTTGAGCCTGAAGAATACTACGTTAAGCTCGCTAAAAACATTGAAGAGCGCACGGCAATTATTCTGGATCCTATGCTTGCAACCGGTGGTACTCTCATTGCTACCATCGATTTGCTCAAAAAAGCTGGATGTAAAAGAATTATCGGGCTGTTCCTCGTTGCAGCACCTGAAGGTGTTGAACGCGTTGTTGCAGCGCATCCTGACGTAGATATTTACACTGCATCTGTGGATGAACGACTCAATGAGCATGGATATATTTTACCAGGTCTTGGCGACGCTGGTGATAAGATTTTCGGAACCAAATAG
- the coaE gene encoding dephospho-CoA kinase (Dephospho-CoA kinase (CoaE) performs the final step in coenzyme A biosynthesis.), translating into MTTPEEYSEFPHFTHSVPANIDGVRLDKHLGDFLKNEVVSREKIKKLIKDGFVTINEKKCTKPNTKVFSGMKISVTIPEVQNELIPEEGDINILHRDDDLIVINKEAGLTVHPCPSCPEGTLVHRLAHSIPEITKMEGFRPGIVHRIDKDTSGLLIVALNEKTRLALSEAFAARTISKEYLAIVHGTPPESGEIKEPVGRDPKMKIRMAVVPNAKEAHSAYRTLYSDPKGKFSLVAIKIFTGRTHQIRVHMSHLGYPLWGDTLYGGGVKEDSPLAPFASRQMLHAWKLNFEHPTTKKQMSFTCQPPQDFIALIERLTLAVQRVALTGMPGCGKSVVLSALAEKGIATWSADAVVHKLYENGADGWYVLRGRFGSEVSPDDGPVNRKALFARMQKKKSNRNEVEQLVHPLILHDLMLFWQEHAADPFAVAEIPLLHESHWDREVDIVAGIRCSEDSRQNRLQEIRGWNDDLIATMDSWQWAEDDKMKACHIILENNGSLEELNNAVDKFIEAIMRVRAKKLQQTVEAITTLWSE; encoded by the coding sequence ATGACAACACCCGAAGAATACAGTGAATTTCCCCATTTTACGCATAGCGTCCCAGCAAATATTGATGGTGTCAGACTTGACAAACATCTTGGTGATTTTCTTAAAAATGAAGTAGTTAGCAGGGAAAAAATAAAAAAACTAATTAAAGACGGTTTTGTGACAATTAATGAAAAAAAATGTACAAAGCCTAACACTAAAGTTTTTTCAGGTATGAAAATATCAGTAACCATACCTGAAGTGCAAAACGAACTCATCCCGGAAGAAGGTGATATTAATATCCTTCACCGTGATGATGACCTCATTGTCATCAACAAAGAAGCGGGTCTTACAGTACACCCGTGTCCAAGCTGTCCGGAAGGAACTCTCGTACATCGCCTTGCGCATTCCATTCCTGAAATCACAAAGATGGAAGGATTCCGTCCCGGTATCGTTCATAGGATCGACAAGGACACCTCAGGACTTCTTATTGTCGCACTCAATGAAAAAACTCGCCTTGCCCTTTCAGAAGCTTTTGCGGCGCGTACCATTTCGAAAGAATATCTTGCTATTGTCCACGGCACCCCGCCTGAGTCCGGCGAAATCAAAGAACCTGTCGGTCGTGACCCAAAAATGAAAATTCGTATGGCAGTTGTGCCTAATGCAAAGGAAGCACATTCTGCGTACCGGACACTCTACTCCGACCCCAAGGGCAAATTTTCACTCGTCGCTATTAAAATCTTCACAGGCAGAACACACCAGATTCGAGTGCATATGAGCCATCTAGGCTACCCGCTATGGGGAGACACGCTATACGGCGGTGGTGTCAAAGAGGATTCCCCGTTGGCACCTTTTGCCTCCCGTCAAATGCTGCATGCATGGAAACTCAATTTTGAGCATCCAACAACCAAGAAACAAATGTCCTTCACGTGCCAGCCGCCACAGGACTTTATAGCACTTATCGAACGTCTGACTCTTGCGGTACAACGAGTGGCTCTTACCGGTATGCCGGGCTGCGGCAAATCTGTAGTTCTTTCTGCTCTTGCAGAAAAAGGCATTGCCACATGGAGCGCGGATGCTGTCGTTCATAAATTATATGAAAACGGTGCAGACGGCTGGTATGTACTCCGCGGGCGCTTCGGCTCTGAGGTTTCTCCCGACGACGGCCCTGTGAACCGCAAAGCGCTTTTCGCCCGTATGCAGAAAAAAAAATCTAACCGGAACGAAGTGGAACAACTTGTTCATCCGCTCATTTTGCATGACCTTATGCTCTTCTGGCAGGAACATGCAGCCGACCCGTTTGCTGTGGCTGAAATTCCACTGCTCCATGAATCACATTGGGATCGCGAAGTGGATATTGTTGCCGGAATCCGTTGCAGCGAAGACTCACGCCAGAACAGGCTGCAGGAAATTCGGGGCTGGAACGATGATCTCATTGCTACCATGGACTCGTGGCAATGGGCAGAAGATGATAAGATGAAAGCGTGTCATATTATTCTTGAGAACAATGGCTCACTTGAAGAACTCAACAACGCAGTAGATAAATTCATTGAGGCGATTATGCGTGTCCGCGCTAAAAAATTACAACAGACTGTAGAAGCTATTACTACTCTGTGGAGCGAATAG
- a CDS encoding TrkH family potassium uptake protein encodes MAKKTLLPFVLPVAAFGTTIIVGAMLLYEFSSTGTMSWIDALFTATSAVCVTGLTVIDPASSLTDGGQTTLLALIQLGGLGIMTYSSLALYLLRRRVTLTDRLAVGQALLHNTSFDLGRFLLRLAAMTFTIEIVGTILLYFFGDGRFTVFSAIFHAISAFCNAGFSLFPDNMMSMTTNVGVNFTIMILIILGGLGFSVLDELHLWFRQKRKHKLSFITKIILSTSAMLIVVGTIALFISRISSPNGESFTTNLLTSLFQSVTARTAGFNTVNMAEMTNLYLLFMIFLMLIGGAPGSCAGGIKVTTFRALGAFMLAQARGQEQVVIGNKSLDSKTINKVVTLVFMVTIIVCLATVALNLTEGGNFSHTQLRGQFLEIFFEVVSAFGTVGLSMGLTAKLTTAGKCIIIALMFVGRIGPIWLLTTLQQFHSKVRYKVPETDLPIG; translated from the coding sequence ATGGCTAAAAAGACGTTACTACCTTTTGTGCTTCCAGTAGCAGCCTTCGGTACAACAATTATTGTCGGGGCGATGCTGCTGTATGAGTTTTCATCTACAGGCACTATGAGTTGGATAGACGCACTCTTCACTGCAACTTCTGCCGTGTGCGTTACAGGACTTACGGTTATAGACCCTGCTTCATCGCTGACAGACGGAGGGCAGACAACGCTGCTTGCCCTTATTCAGCTTGGCGGACTTGGTATTATGACATACTCAAGTCTTGCCCTGTATCTGCTCAGGCGAAGGGTTACACTTACAGACAGGCTTGCTGTCGGGCAGGCTCTTCTGCACAACACATCGTTTGATCTCGGACGTTTTTTACTGCGTCTGGCTGCGATGACATTTACCATTGAAATAGTTGGAACTATTCTGCTTTATTTCTTCGGAGATGGCCGCTTCACTGTATTTTCTGCAATTTTCCATGCCATTTCAGCATTCTGTAATGCCGGATTCTCTCTCTTTCCAGACAACATGATGAGCATGACAACCAACGTAGGGGTCAACTTTACCATTATGATACTCATCATTCTTGGCGGGTTGGGCTTTTCTGTGCTGGATGAGCTACACTTATGGTTCCGACAGAAAAGGAAACACAAACTCTCGTTTATTACCAAAATTATTCTCTCAACATCTGCAATGCTGATAGTTGTCGGAACAATTGCACTGTTTATTTCACGTATATCCTCCCCCAACGGAGAGAGTTTTACAACGAACCTGCTTACATCTCTTTTTCAGTCTGTGACGGCTCGTACTGCCGGATTTAACACAGTGAACATGGCCGAAATGACAAACCTGTATCTGCTGTTTATGATTTTTTTAATGCTTATCGGCGGCGCACCGGGGTCATGTGCGGGAGGGATTAAAGTTACAACGTTCCGGGCTCTTGGCGCATTCATGCTTGCTCAGGCACGAGGTCAGGAACAAGTCGTCATTGGCAACAAGTCTCTGGATTCAAAGACAATCAACAAGGTTGTTACGCTTGTATTCATGGTCACTATTATTGTCTGCCTTGCCACTGTTGCACTAAACTTAACAGAGGGCGGAAACTTTTCTCACACGCAGCTGCGCGGACAATTTTTAGAAATATTTTTTGAAGTTGTTTCTGCATTTGGTACAGTTGGACTCAGCATGGGCTTAACCGCAAAACTTACCACTGCGGGTAAGTGTATTATCATCGCCCTTATGTTCGTAGGCCGTATCGGCCCTATCTGGCTGCTGACAACGCTACAACAGTTTCATTCAAAAGTTCGGTATAAAGTACCGGAAACAGACCTTCCTATCGGCTAG
- a CDS encoding potassium channel family protein: MKKMEVGIIGLGKFGSALAECLSDLGHTVIGVDSSSNATKKAEEFLDQTYQADATDDVVLKQMRFMDLDKVIVSVGKSMETSILIVLNLQEMGVKKLAVKAISHEHAVVLKRLGVDTVIQPERDAASQFAHRIANPGMLDLLPLGGNILLQELEVHKWAGKSLIDLGLTSFGVMVVASKKKGDKEYEFVPPADRILKEGDILVAIGKESDLLELEP; this comes from the coding sequence ATGAAAAAAATGGAAGTAGGAATAATTGGGCTCGGTAAATTTGGCAGCGCACTTGCTGAATGTTTATCCGACCTCGGGCATACAGTTATCGGCGTGGATAGCTCCTCCAACGCCACTAAGAAGGCTGAAGAATTTCTTGATCAGACATATCAGGCAGATGCAACCGACGATGTTGTCCTCAAGCAGATGCGCTTTATGGATTTAGACAAGGTCATTGTCAGTGTCGGTAAATCTATGGAAACCTCCATCCTTATCGTCTTGAATCTGCAAGAAATGGGAGTCAAAAAGCTCGCCGTAAAAGCTATCAGTCACGAGCACGCTGTTGTTCTGAAGAGACTCGGTGTTGATACCGTAATTCAGCCGGAACGCGATGCAGCAAGCCAATTTGCACACCGTATAGCCAACCCGGGGATGCTTGACCTGCTCCCGCTGGGCGGCAACATCTTGCTGCAAGAGCTGGAAGTACACAAATGGGCAGGAAAAAGCCTTATCGATCTCGGACTGACCAGCTTCGGCGTTATGGTTGTAGCTTCCAAGAAAAAAGGGGACAAGGAGTACGAATTTGTTCCACCGGCGGACAGGATCCTGAAAGAAGGAGACATTCTTGTCGCCATCGGTAAAGAGTCTGACCTGCTTGAGCTTGAACCGTAG